The nucleotide sequence GAGATGAAAGAAAAGGTCGGAAATCTTTCTTTTCAGAGTTACCGTCCCAATAAAAAAAATATTATTGTGATAGGTCCTGTTACTGGTCAAAAATATAGTGAAATCACCTTTCCTATTCTTTCCCCGGACCCTGCTACTAAGAAAGATATTTACTTTTTAAAATATCCGATATATGTAGGTGGTAACAGAGGGAGGGGTCAGATTTATCCTGACGGAAGCAAGAGTAATAATACAGTTTATAATGCCACAGCAACAGGTATAGTAAAGAAAATTTTACGAAAAGAAAAAGGCGGATACGAAATAAGCATAGCGGATGCCTTGGATGGACGTGAAGTGGTTGATATTATACCTCCAGGACCAGAGCTTCTTGTTTCAGAGGGTGAATCTATCAAACTTGATCAACCATTAACGAGTAATCCTAATGTGGGTGGATTTGGTCAGGGAGACGCAGAAATAGTCCTTCAAGACCCATTACGCGTACAAGGTCTTTTGTTCTTCTTTGCATCTGTTATTTTGGCACAAATTTTTTTGGTTCTTAAAAAGAAACAGTTTGAGAAAGTTCAATTGTCCGAAATGAATTTCTAGATTCGTGGATTTATGAACATAAAGATCGTAACAAGAAGATAATTCGTATTGACAATTCTTTGACAATTTTAGACGATCAAAAAAAAATTCTTAAAAAGTTTATTTATATTTTTGTCTACATTTACAATAAGTCTGAAATTATTACTTTAATAATACATAGTTATAATATAACTATCGCGAAGAAAACTATTTGACTTTTTCACCTTTTTCAATCGAAATTGGAATGATGTTACTATTATCATCATATATCATATTTCAATGTCATAGAGTGGATCAAAAGTTTTTTATTCCAGAATAAAATTCGACTAGATACTAGCCTAAGCAGAAAATATAACGAAAAAAGATAAATTGAAAGGAAAATTTTTTCTAGGGGGATTCCTTGCCTTCCCGGTCTTCGACACACGACAAGTAAAGTATGCTTAAGCTTAAAATGCCTTGTCGTGTGTCAAAATAATAATGAGTAATGAGTCTTGATTACATTCGTCAAAGACTTAGGAAGAATTTATCTTTTTTCGTTATTTAACCTTTTTTTCGATTTTTTATTATTGGTAAACGTATAATTGAAATTTAAAGGAGTGGACAAATTGAGGAAATCAAATTTATTGAACAAATGAAACTTCTTGCAGTTTATTTAATCTATAAAAATAGATAGTCTATTGTGTCATTGACTAAATTAAAATATTCCCTTTTTTCGAACAATTTACGAAGGGTCAATTACGTACTATCGAGGAATAGATGTTCTGAATGACCAAATCTATATCTCTAAAAAAAAAAATAAAGGGGGCTCTTTTCTCATTTATACGAAAGTATTTTTTATGATTTATGATATTTTAATTCTTAATTTAATGGGACCTTCCCCTTCGTTGTTTGTCTAAGTCGAGGGGGAAGGAAGGTCCCGTTGAGTTCTTATACTTTCATATCTATTCTTCGGTTCATCCAATTACTATAGCGATGAGCCCAATCCAGAATATGAACCATAAAAGAAAATACCTATTAAACCGATCACAAGAATACCAGCTACAGTACCTATTATCCAAAGAGGAATCCTTCCAGTAGTATCGGCCATTTAACCCACTTCCCTCCACATTTCATCAAGTGGTCGTGCTAGAGACATAAACAGTCATTGATAATTATGAAACGAGGGCCTTCCGAATGAGATAAGAGAGTTTCAACTCTATTCTAATTCTATATATTTAATGTTGCTTTGGTTCTTTTTATTTAATTGTTAATTGAAAAAATAATTGGAAAATAAAACAGCAAGTACAAAAATAAGTAATAATCCCCAGTAAAGACTGGTACGATTCAATTCAACATTTTGTTCATTCGGGTTTGATTGTGTCGTAGCTCTATAATTAGAATTCGGTTTTGTTTATCGTTGGATGAACTGCATTGCGGATATTGATCCCAAAAAAGAAACGGTAGGTACAGCTAGTCCGTGAACAGCCAACCATCGCACTGTAAAAATTGGATAGGTTCGATCTATGGTCATTGTGCCTCCTAAAAGGATCTGCTAAATTCATCGAGTTGTTCCAAAGAATCAAAACGGCCTGTTATTAATGGAATTCCTTGTCGGTTCTCTGTGAAATATTCATTTGGCCGAGGGCTTCCAAACACATCATAAGCTAAACCTGTGCTGACGAATAACCAACCCGCAATGAATAGGGAAGGTATAGTAATACTATGAATGACCCAGTATCGAATACTGGTAATAATATCCGCAAAAGAACGTTCTCCTGTGCTTCCAGACATGCTGAGCTCCACATATTTTTGTACAGTTAAAGGCAAATTAGTAAAAGATGAAACCAGTAAATTTACATTTATTTTACAGAGAATCTACATCTTTGTAAGATTGCCCATATTGTACCAAAGGTGTCTTTAGAGTATACCGAATCAGTATAGCTATCCTTCTTCTGACACAGCAAGCGAAGTAGGAGATAATTTTTATCTTCCCTTTTTCTTATTTGTCCATTTTTTCTTATTTGTCCATATGGAACTAGGCACCATTAAAAATTTTTTATATATCAAATTTATCAAATACAAAAGTATTTCTTTATGATTGTATCAATTTCAGGTTATAAACCGAGGATCTGGGGAAGTGAGACTCTGACAGTTGAATAATTTGTGAAAAATTCCGGAAGAATATTATATCTATCAATTAAATTAGACGCAAAATGTATAAGTCTCCTTTTCACCTTTATTTATAGAATAGAAAAGTTTATCGGGAATTGTTTAATTTTAAGAAATTTTTAAATCCTCAAAAAAAAAACACAAATTAATCAATATTTGTGATGCATCCTTTTTTATTCTGGTTCTTGCTTTAGATCCAAGGGTTTTTTACCTAACTATATATATATAAATAAATATAATATTTATAAGTAATGTAAAACGTATAACGGTAAAGATAATAACCAATTACTAGTCTTAGAATCGAGTTGGGCGAAATAAAGATTTCATAATCTAATAGCTTTTTTGTTATTCGAAATATTTTTTAGATGGATAAACTCCATTGCTGAGTCTAATGAGTTCCATTTTCATTTAAAAGCGTTATCTAAAAAAAAGAACAAACTCGAAATGATTTTTCCAATTTATTCTCCGTATAGTGAAAGCAATTTTAAGTGTCATTTGTAAATTAAATTCTATGCCAAAGTTCTTATTTTTTTACTATTAGATAGATTAGTTTATTCAAGAGTTTTTCAAAAAATCCGTTGATTCAAAATCACGAGATGTGTAGATGTCACAATAAGCCGTTTCTTTTTTTTTTAGACCGCCCTTACTTTCTTTGAATGTAATAGTTGATGAATTAAAAACTTTCAATTGAACTTATTATTATTAAAATATAAAAAATATAAATTTTAACTATACTTTTTTTTCGTCAAACCTCTCAAAACAAAATATAATCTTAGGTAAGTACTTTATAAACATATGCATAAAAAGAACATATTCCATTTAGTTCCTTCATGCCTACTCTAACTAGTTATTTCGGTTTTTTACTAGCGGCTTTAACTATAACTTCCGTTCTATTTATAGGTCTGAACAAGATACGACTTATTTGAAATTAAGTGAATGAACAACTCACAAAATCTTTCCGCCGGATTCTTTTATAACTTATAACTGGCAATTGATATTTTTTGGTTAGTGAGATTCCTGGGCAATTCCGATTAATATTTAGGGATCGATATTACCTTTATTTTATTTTTTCAAAT is from Silene latifolia chloroplast, complete genome and encodes:
- the petA gene encoding cytochrome f, encoding MQTINTFSWIKEQITRFISVSLMIYIMTKPFSSNAYPIFAQQGYENPREATGRIVCANCHLANKPVDIEVPQAILPDTVFEAVVRIPYDMQLKQVLANGKKGGLNVGAVLILPEGFELAPADRISPEMKEKVGNLSFQSYRPNKKNIIVIGPVTGQKYSEITFPILSPDPATKKDIYFLKYPIYVGGNRGRGQIYPDGSKSNNTVYNATATGIVKKILRKEKGGYEISIADALDGREVVDIIPPGPELLVSEGESIKLDQPLTSNPNVGGFGQGDAEIVLQDPLRVQGLLFFFASVILAQIFLVLKKKQFEKVQLSEMNF
- the psbF gene encoding photosystem II cytochrome b559 beta subunit, which translates into the protein MTIDRTYPIFTVRWLAVHGLAVPTVSFLGSISAMQFIQR
- the psbJ gene encoding photosystem II protein J, with the protein product MADTTGRIPLWIIGTVAGILVIGLIGIFFYGSYSGLGSSL
- the psbE gene encoding photosystem II cytochrome b559 alpha subunit, producing the protein MSGSTGERSFADIITSIRYWVIHSITIPSLFIAGWLFVSTGLAYDVFGSPRPNEYFTENRQGIPLITGRFDSLEQLDEFSRSF
- the psbL gene encoding photosystem II protein L, producing MTQSNPNEQNVELNRTSLYWGLLLIFVLAVLFSNYFFN
- the petL gene encoding cytochrome b6/f complex subunit VI; amino-acid sequence: MPTLTSYFGFLLAALTITSVLFIGLNKIRLI